Proteins encoded by one window of Salvia splendens isolate huo1 chromosome 5, SspV2, whole genome shotgun sequence:
- the LOC121801864 gene encoding 65-kDa microtubule-associated protein 8-like isoform X2, which yields MGSLQKSNGGMGSLALLETSCGYLLQELQIIWDEVGEDKFEREKFLLDLEHECLEIYRRKVDRANISRARLHQQLAESEAEFTHLLLSLGERSLPGRPEKMEGTLKEQLNSITPALREMQLRKEERVKQFRVVQGQIHKISAEIAGWTEYNDSTSPVCVNENDLSLKKLEEFQNELQRLQSEKSDRLQRMENCISTIRNLSATLGMDSSSIITKVHPSLNELSGLSKNISDGILEKLDSTVKSLQSEKQTRFDKLQQLGKALSDLWSLMDTPYKDRQEFLRVANLSSMASAEISTPGSLTLDMVQQADTEVKRLDQLKASKMKEFFFKKQIELEDICRISHMEIPSRSEMEKIISQIDSGEIDHADLLTSMDEQISRAEEEASSRKVIMEKVEKWILACDEELWLEEYSMDENRYSVSRGAHKNLKRAERARLMVNKIPALVDLLISKTKDWEDERKKVFLYDEN from the exons ATGGGATCCTTACAGAAATCAAATGGTGGGATGGGAAGTTTAGCATTGCTGGAGACGTCGTGTGGCTACTTGCTACAAGAATTACAG ATCATATGGGATGAAGTCGGAGAAGACAAATTTGAGCGGGAAAAGTTTCTGCTGGATCTTGAGCATGAGTGCCTCGAGATTTATAGAAGAAAAGTTGACAGAGCTAACATTTCACGAGCTCGACTACATCAGCAGCTTGCAGAGTCCGAGGCTGAGTTCACGCATCTCCTCCTCTCACTTGGAGAAAGATCACTGCCAGGAAGG CCAGAGAAAATGGAAGGAACGCTGAAAGAGCAACTGAATTCTATAACCCCAGCACTAAGAGAGATGCAGTTAAGGAAAGAAGAGCGAGTAAAGCAATTCCGTGTAGTACAAGGgcaaattcataaaatttctGCAGAAATTGCAGGTTGGACAGAGTATAATGATTCAACATCACCTGTATGTGTCAATGAGAATGATCTTTCACTTAAGAAACTTGAGGAGTTCCAAAATGAGCTTCAGAGACTTCAGAGTGAGAAG AGCGACAGACTTCAGAGGATGGAAAACTGCATAAGCACAATCAGAAATTTGTCAGCCACTTTAGGAATGGATTCTTCATCGATCATAACAAAGGTGCACCCAAGCTTGAACGAATTATCAGGATTGTCAAAGAACATTAGTGATGGTATCCTGGAAAAGCTTGATAGCACAGTGAAGTCCCTTCAATCAGAAAAACAAACACGGTTTGACAAG CTGCAACAACTTGGTAAAGCATTGTCTGATTTGTGGAGTCTCATGGATACACCCTATAAAGACCGTCAAGAATTTCTACGTGTTGCCAATCTATCATCTATGGCATCAGCAGAGATATCCACTCCCGGAAGCCTTACTCTTGACATGGTGCAACAG GCTGACACTGAAGTGAAGAGACTGGATCAGTTGAAAGCAAGCAAGATGAAAGAGTTTTTCTTCAAGAAACAAATAGAGCTCGAGGACATATGCAGAATATCACACATGGAAATACCATCGAGATCGGAGATGGAAAAAATAATAAGCCAAATAGACTCCG GGGAGATTGATCATGCCGATCTCCTCACAAGCATGGATGAGCAGATATCAAGAGCTGAAGAAGAAGCTAGTAGCAGGAAGGTGATCATGGAGAAGGTTGAAAAGTGGATATTGGCATGTGACGAGGAGCTCTGGTTAGAAGAGTACAGCATG GATGAAAATCGCTATTCGGTTAGCAGAGGTGCTCATAAGAACCTTAAAAGGGCTGAGCGAGCCAGATTGATGGTCAACAAGATACCAG CTTTGGTGGACTTGCTGATATCCAAAACTAAGGACTGGGAAGATGAAAGAAAGAAAGTCTTCTTGTATGATGAG AATTAA
- the LOC121801867 gene encoding CTD small phosphatase-like protein 2 isoform X2 gives MQTKKRTTGRNSREVASPRVPRQQKKLAENVQIQGKKVAEIITSSARKKKVVSTKSKVVEESDGGTNLDTKFRLVDADDSNVCLDHQAEHESHDSSLNKSHENGAANYSADTIFSPSFHLARSDADDISSEDFYNYFRNGNQDCGKENIQIDCPGGVTLSPEVSAIYLSMKNSNLECIDENNQDHMSVDVRQEDEDADDYDDFDPYFFIKNLPDLSSVVPMFRPLLLPKQTRSCPSTSLVLDLDETLVHSTLEPCDDADFTFSVNFNLKEHTVYVRCRPHLREFLERVSRIFEIIIFTASQSIYAEQLLNVLDPKRKIFRHRVYRDSCLFVDGNYLKDLSVLGRDLSRVIIIDNSPQAFGFQVDNGIPIESWFDDRSDSELLLLLPFLESLVGAQDVRPLIAQKFNLREKVVAAVSPLEYNEGDPFQR, from the exons ATGCAGACCAAGAAAAGAACAACCGGTAGAAATTCTCGAGAGGTTGCCAGCCCTAGGGTTCCAAGACAGCAGAAAAAATTGGCCGAGAATGTGCAGATTCAGGGAAAGAAAGTTGCTGAGATAATAACATCATCTgctagaaagaaaaaagttg TTAGCACAAAATCGAAGGTGGTTGAGGAATCTGATGGTGGAACAAATTTGGATACCAAATTCAGATTGGTAGATGCAGATGACTCCAACGTATGTTTGGATCATCAAGCTGAACATGAATCTCATGATTCTTCTTTAAATAAG AGTCATGAGAATGGAGCTGCTAATTACAGTGCGGACACCATATTCTCTCCTTCCTTTCACCTTGCTAGAAGCGATGCCGATGATATTTCAAGTGAAG ACTTCTATAATTACTTCCGGAATGGGAACCAGGACTGTGGGAAGGAGAACATCCAGATTGATTGCCCAG GTGGTGTCACTCTTTCACCTGAAGTTTCAGCTATTTATCTCTCCATGAAAAATTCAAACCTGGAATGCATTGATGAGAACAATCAGGACCACATGTCAGTTGATGTACGTCAGGAGGATGAAGATGCTGATGACTATGATGATTTTGACCCATACTTTTTCATAAAGAATTTACCCGACCTTTCTTCGGTGGTCCCTATGTTTCGCCCTCTGCTATTGCCTAAACAAACAAGAAGCTGCCCTTCAACATCACTTGTTCTGGACTTGGATG AGACTTTGGTGCACTCGACACTCGAACCATGTGATGATGCAGATTTCACATTCTCTGTTAATTTCAACCTGAAGGAGCACACAGTATATGTGCGATGCCGTCCTCATCTTAGAGAATTCCTGGAGAGAGTATCTAGGATTTTCGAGATAATTATATTTACCGCGAGTCAAAGCATCTACGCTGAGCAGCTTTTAAATGTCTTGGACCCTAAGAGGAAAATCTTTCGCCATCGTGTTTATCGCGATTCCTGTCTTTTTGTGGACGGAAATTATCTAAAAGACCTGTCAGTTCTCGGCCGTGACTTGTCTCGTGTCATTATAATCGACAATTCTCCTCAG GCTTTTGGTTTCCAAGTTGACAACGGAATCCCTATCGAAAGCTGGTTTGACGATCGTTCTGATTCAGAATTGTTATTGCTGCTCCCGTTCTTGGAAAGCTTAGTCGGAGCTCAAGATGTACGGCCACTGATCGCCCAGAAATTCAATCTCCGAGAGAAAGTAGTCGCGGCAGTCTCCCCTTTAGAGTACAACGAAGGAGACCCGTTCCAGAGATGA
- the LOC121801864 gene encoding 65-kDa microtubule-associated protein 8-like isoform X1 has protein sequence MGSLQKSNGGMGSLALLETSCGYLLQELQIIWDEVGEDKFEREKFLLDLEHECLEIYRRKVDRANISRARLHQQLAESEAEFTHLLLSLGERSLPGRPEKMEGTLKEQLNSITPALREMQLRKEERVKQFRVVQGQIHKISAEIAGWTEYNDSTSPVCVNENDLSLKKLEEFQNELQRLQSEKSDRLQRMENCISTIRNLSATLGMDSSSIITKVHPSLNELSGLSKNISDGILEKLDSTVKSLQSEKQTRFDKLQQLGKALSDLWSLMDTPYKDRQEFLRVANLSSMASAEISTPGSLTLDMVQQADTEVKRLDQLKASKMKEFFFKKQIELEDICRISHMEIPSRSEMEKIISQIDSGEIDHADLLTSMDEQISRAEEEASSRKVIMEKVEKWILACDEELWLEEYSMDENRYSVSRGAHKNLKRAERARLMVNKIPALVDLLISKTKDWEDERKKVFLYDEVPLLAMLEEYHMLRKEKEEEKQRQREQKKVQSKVVAEPDSPFGTRPSTSSRRLSDKSINGGFGSASPLNRKSMGPSSINSPSRGISSITGGKKTKRERAYSQKGFSYHPREDTVSVVSSFSGPFSP, from the exons ATGGGATCCTTACAGAAATCAAATGGTGGGATGGGAAGTTTAGCATTGCTGGAGACGTCGTGTGGCTACTTGCTACAAGAATTACAG ATCATATGGGATGAAGTCGGAGAAGACAAATTTGAGCGGGAAAAGTTTCTGCTGGATCTTGAGCATGAGTGCCTCGAGATTTATAGAAGAAAAGTTGACAGAGCTAACATTTCACGAGCTCGACTACATCAGCAGCTTGCAGAGTCCGAGGCTGAGTTCACGCATCTCCTCCTCTCACTTGGAGAAAGATCACTGCCAGGAAGG CCAGAGAAAATGGAAGGAACGCTGAAAGAGCAACTGAATTCTATAACCCCAGCACTAAGAGAGATGCAGTTAAGGAAAGAAGAGCGAGTAAAGCAATTCCGTGTAGTACAAGGgcaaattcataaaatttctGCAGAAATTGCAGGTTGGACAGAGTATAATGATTCAACATCACCTGTATGTGTCAATGAGAATGATCTTTCACTTAAGAAACTTGAGGAGTTCCAAAATGAGCTTCAGAGACTTCAGAGTGAGAAG AGCGACAGACTTCAGAGGATGGAAAACTGCATAAGCACAATCAGAAATTTGTCAGCCACTTTAGGAATGGATTCTTCATCGATCATAACAAAGGTGCACCCAAGCTTGAACGAATTATCAGGATTGTCAAAGAACATTAGTGATGGTATCCTGGAAAAGCTTGATAGCACAGTGAAGTCCCTTCAATCAGAAAAACAAACACGGTTTGACAAG CTGCAACAACTTGGTAAAGCATTGTCTGATTTGTGGAGTCTCATGGATACACCCTATAAAGACCGTCAAGAATTTCTACGTGTTGCCAATCTATCATCTATGGCATCAGCAGAGATATCCACTCCCGGAAGCCTTACTCTTGACATGGTGCAACAG GCTGACACTGAAGTGAAGAGACTGGATCAGTTGAAAGCAAGCAAGATGAAAGAGTTTTTCTTCAAGAAACAAATAGAGCTCGAGGACATATGCAGAATATCACACATGGAAATACCATCGAGATCGGAGATGGAAAAAATAATAAGCCAAATAGACTCCG GGGAGATTGATCATGCCGATCTCCTCACAAGCATGGATGAGCAGATATCAAGAGCTGAAGAAGAAGCTAGTAGCAGGAAGGTGATCATGGAGAAGGTTGAAAAGTGGATATTGGCATGTGACGAGGAGCTCTGGTTAGAAGAGTACAGCATG GATGAAAATCGCTATTCGGTTAGCAGAGGTGCTCATAAGAACCTTAAAAGGGCTGAGCGAGCCAGATTGATGGTCAACAAGATACCAG CTTTGGTGGACTTGCTGATATCCAAAACTAAGGACTGGGAAGATGAAAGAAAGAAAGTCTTCTTGTATGATGAG GTTCCTCTACTAGCAATGCTTGAAGAGTACCATATGTTGAGAAAGGAAAAGGAAGAGGAGAAACAAAGACAACGG gaacagaagAAGGTACAAAGTAAAGTAGTGGCTGAGCCCGACAGCCCATTTGGAACAAGGCCAAGCACTAGCAGTCGACGTCTTTCAGATAAAAGCATAAACGGAGGCTTTGGAAGTGCAAGCCCTCTAAATAGAAAATCTATGGGACCAAGCAGCATCAACTCACCAAGTCGAGGCATATCTTCCATAACAGGAGGAAAGAAAACAAAGAGGGAAAGGGCATACAGTCAGAAAGGCTTTTCTTACCATCCCAGAGAGGATACAGTGTCAGTTGTCTCGTCATTTTCTGGCCCCTTCTCACCCTAG
- the LOC121801866 gene encoding meiosis-specific protein ASY1-like, whose amino-acid sequence MVVAQKVKESEITEQDSLLLTRNLLRIAIFNISYIRGLFPEKYFSDKSVPALDMKIKKLMPMDAESRRLIDWMEKGVYDALQKKYLKTLLFCVCEAVDGPMIEEYSFSFSYSSSSDSQEVSMNINRSGTKKGGTFKHNSTTEITPSQMRSSACKMVRTLVQLMRTLDKMPEERTVLMKLLYYDDVTPMDYEPPFFRGCTDEEPHNLWTKDPLKMEVGRVNSKYLVLNLKVKSVLDPCEDENNDYQDDEISLGAESLQIDEDSESNSEMSNSDDDDQYIVAPVEKKQFQEDNAAADEDNTQDPAEDEHQLERVKEWIGSYHLETVDLTDVLSNFPDISVILIEDIMDMLVKENVVTKATGDSYVINKKKNFDYEFDVVKEEADVHAVGHDGKAGCVDHMYMKALYHTLPLMYITVAKLQNKLEGEASQGTVRKLLDKMAKDGYVEATTSNRRLGKRVIQSDLTNKKLLEVTKILNFDAMDVDNTESGDKSTNNLETETAAGTKYKDLSTCGGLHSIGSDITRTRGRSDANMNDSTGLGRKMGRSGSTPTSRAEPAASRESFVPGADEGRGGDDMDLVMESKSTQDKRFRKTSTVKEPILQHAKRQKSVAV is encoded by the exons ATG GTGGTTGCACAGAAAGTGAAGGAATCTGAGATAACGGAGCAGGACTCGCTTCTCCTC ACAAGGAATCTGTTGCGAATAGCCATATTCAATATCAGTTACATCAGAGGCCTTTTCCCTGAGAAATATTTCAGTGACAAATCTGTTCCAGCTTTGG ACATGAAAATTAAAAAGCTTATGCCTATGGATGCGGAATCACGGAGACTCATTGATTGGATGGAGAAAG GTGTTTATGATGCTTTACAGAAAAAATATCTTAAAACACTGCTATTCTGTGTCTGTGAGGCGGTAGATGGTCCAATGATTGAGGAATATTCAT TCTCATTTAGTTACTCTAGTAGTTCTGACAGTCAAGAGGTTTCAATGAACATCAATCGTAGTGGGACGAAGAAGGGTGGGACTTTCAAACATAATTCCACAACAGAAATAACTCCAAGTCAGATGAG GAGTTCTGCTTGCAAGATGGTTCGTACATTGGTACAACTAATGAGAACTCTGGATAAGATGCCAGAAGAG CGCACTGTTCTGATGAAGCTCCTGTACTATGATGATGTCACG CCAATGGATTATGAGCCCCCATTTTTCAGAGGCTGCACAGATGAGGAACCACACAATCTATGGACTAAAGATCCGTTGAAGATGGAAGTTGGCAGAGTCAATAGCAAGTATTTGGTACTAAATCTAAAG GTTAAGAGCGTGCTTGATCCTTGTGAAGATGAAAATAACGATTATCAAGATGATGAAATCAGCCTGGGAGCTGAGTCTCTCCAAATAGATGAAGatagtgaatccaacagtgag ATGAGTAATTCAGATGACGATGATCAATACATTGTAGCACCCGTAG AAAAAAAGCAATTTCAAGAGGATAATGCAGCAGCGGATGAAG ACAATACACAGGATCCAGCAGAAGATGAACAccaattggagcgggtgaaggAATGGATTGGTTCTTATCACCTCGAAACAGTTGACCTCACTGATGTCCTCTCAAATTTCCCAGACATCTCAGTT ATCTTGATTGAAG ATATTATGGACATGCTCGTGAAGGAAAATGTTGTAACTAAAGCAACTGGAGATAGTTATGTCATTAACAAGAAAAag AATTTCGACTACGAGTTTGATGTTGTGAAAGAAGAAGCTGATGTGCATGCAGTAGGACACGACGGAAAAGCTGGATGCGTAGATCACATGTACATGAAG GCTTTGTACCATACTCTTCCATTGATGTATATAACAGTAGCAAAACTTCAGAACAAACTTGAAGGCGAAGCCAGCCAGGGCACAGTTCGGAAGCTTCTAGACAAAATGGCAAAAGATGGCTACGTTGAGGCCACCACTAGCAACCGCAGACTTG GAAAGAGAGTGATCCAATCTGACCTCACTAACAAAAAGCTGCTTGAAGTGACAAAGATCTTAAACTTTGATGCAATG GACGTGGATAATACCGAATCAGGCGACAAGTCCACCAACAATCTAGAAACTGAGACTGCTGCTG GTACCAAGTACAAGGACTTATCCACGTGCGGTGGTCTCCACTCCATCGGGTCGGATATCACCAGGACAAGAGGCAGATCAGACGCAAACATGAATGACTCAACAGGACTTGGCAGGAAAATGGGCCGTTCCGGGAGTACCCCAACTAGCAGGGCTGAG CCCGCAGCATCGAGAGAGAGTTTCGTGCCTGGGGCCGACGAGGGCAGAGGTGGCGACGACATGGACTTGGTCATGGAGAGCAAGTCTACTCAGGACAAACGTTTCAGAAAAACAAGCACG GTGAAAGAGCCGATCCTTCAACACGCAAAGCGCCAGAAATCTGTGGCTGTGTGA
- the LOC121801867 gene encoding CTD small phosphatase-like protein 2 isoform X1, giving the protein MQTKKRTTGRNSREVASPRVPRQQKKLAENVQIQGKKVAEIITSSARKKKVVSTKSKVVEESDGGTNLDTKFRLVDADDSNVCLDHQAEHESHDSSLNKSHENGAANYSADTIFSPSFHLARSDADDISSEADFYNYFRNGNQDCGKENIQIDCPGGVTLSPEVSAIYLSMKNSNLECIDENNQDHMSVDVRQEDEDADDYDDFDPYFFIKNLPDLSSVVPMFRPLLLPKQTRSCPSTSLVLDLDETLVHSTLEPCDDADFTFSVNFNLKEHTVYVRCRPHLREFLERVSRIFEIIIFTASQSIYAEQLLNVLDPKRKIFRHRVYRDSCLFVDGNYLKDLSVLGRDLSRVIIIDNSPQAFGFQVDNGIPIESWFDDRSDSELLLLLPFLESLVGAQDVRPLIAQKFNLREKVVAAVSPLEYNEGDPFQR; this is encoded by the exons ATGCAGACCAAGAAAAGAACAACCGGTAGAAATTCTCGAGAGGTTGCCAGCCCTAGGGTTCCAAGACAGCAGAAAAAATTGGCCGAGAATGTGCAGATTCAGGGAAAGAAAGTTGCTGAGATAATAACATCATCTgctagaaagaaaaaagttg TTAGCACAAAATCGAAGGTGGTTGAGGAATCTGATGGTGGAACAAATTTGGATACCAAATTCAGATTGGTAGATGCAGATGACTCCAACGTATGTTTGGATCATCAAGCTGAACATGAATCTCATGATTCTTCTTTAAATAAG AGTCATGAGAATGGAGCTGCTAATTACAGTGCGGACACCATATTCTCTCCTTCCTTTCACCTTGCTAGAAGCGATGCCGATGATATTTCAAGTGAAG CAGACTTCTATAATTACTTCCGGAATGGGAACCAGGACTGTGGGAAGGAGAACATCCAGATTGATTGCCCAG GTGGTGTCACTCTTTCACCTGAAGTTTCAGCTATTTATCTCTCCATGAAAAATTCAAACCTGGAATGCATTGATGAGAACAATCAGGACCACATGTCAGTTGATGTACGTCAGGAGGATGAAGATGCTGATGACTATGATGATTTTGACCCATACTTTTTCATAAAGAATTTACCCGACCTTTCTTCGGTGGTCCCTATGTTTCGCCCTCTGCTATTGCCTAAACAAACAAGAAGCTGCCCTTCAACATCACTTGTTCTGGACTTGGATG AGACTTTGGTGCACTCGACACTCGAACCATGTGATGATGCAGATTTCACATTCTCTGTTAATTTCAACCTGAAGGAGCACACAGTATATGTGCGATGCCGTCCTCATCTTAGAGAATTCCTGGAGAGAGTATCTAGGATTTTCGAGATAATTATATTTACCGCGAGTCAAAGCATCTACGCTGAGCAGCTTTTAAATGTCTTGGACCCTAAGAGGAAAATCTTTCGCCATCGTGTTTATCGCGATTCCTGTCTTTTTGTGGACGGAAATTATCTAAAAGACCTGTCAGTTCTCGGCCGTGACTTGTCTCGTGTCATTATAATCGACAATTCTCCTCAG GCTTTTGGTTTCCAAGTTGACAACGGAATCCCTATCGAAAGCTGGTTTGACGATCGTTCTGATTCAGAATTGTTATTGCTGCTCCCGTTCTTGGAAAGCTTAGTCGGAGCTCAAGATGTACGGCCACTGATCGCCCAGAAATTCAATCTCCGAGAGAAAGTAGTCGCGGCAGTCTCCCCTTTAGAGTACAACGAAGGAGACCCGTTCCAGAGATGA
- the LOC121801868 gene encoding REF/SRPP-like protein At1g67360: protein MASSQVEMEGSTVNGAIQLKRLGFVRSLVINAVVLLSNIYDHAKQNSGSLRPTVDRAEGAVTALVTPIYHRFRDVPTHLLVFLDNKVDDASHKFDEHAPPMAKNVALKVHVIMKKASATVEELVEEAKVGGPMAAVYRSSSMSKTFAINQLAMVWYKINQHSTLQGVAEVAAPTARDWSEKYNSLVQGMRGKGYSLFCYAPLVPVEEMAKAYKRVEASAADKEEEASSSSTSESDKE, encoded by the exons ATGGCTTCATCTCAG GTTGAGATGGAGGGATCCACCGTTAATGGCGCTATCCAATTGAAGCGCCTAGGTTTTGTGAGGTCTCTCGTCATAAACGCCGTCGTTCTGCTCTCCAACATCTACGATCACGCGAAGCAGAATTCTGGCTCTCTCAGACCCACCGTCGACAGGGCGGAGGGCGCCGTTACGGCGCTCGTCACCCCGATCTACCACCGATTCAGAGACGTTCCGACTCATCTTCTCGTTTTCCTCGACAAtaag GTGGACGATGCGTCTCACAAGTTCGATGAGCATGCTCCGCCCATGGCCAAGAACGTGGCTCTCAAGGTCCATGTCATAATGAAGAAGGCGTCCGCCACAGTTGAAGAGTTGGTCGAGGAAGCCAAGGTTGGTGGTCCAATGGCTGCAGTATATCGATCCTCGTCCATGTCCAAGACCTTCGCTATCAACCAGCTAGCCATGGTGTGGTACAAGATCAACCAGCACTCGACTCTGCAGGGAGTGGCGGAGGTTGCTGCCCCAACCGCCAGAGATTGGTCGGAGAAATACAATAGCTTGGTCCAAGGCATGAGAGGGAAAGGCTATAGCTTGTTCTGCTACGCCCCGTTGGTACCAGTCGAGGAAATGGCAAAGGCGTATAAGCGAGTGGAGGCATCTGCCGCGGATAAGGAGGAGGAGGCATCCAGCTCGAGTACGAGTGAATCGGACAAGGAGTAG